DNA from Brevibacterium sp. 'Marine':
GCCAGCCACCGCGACTCCACCCACCTCGTCCAGGACGCGTACTCGATGCGCTGCGCCCCGCAGGTCAACGGCGCCGCCCGCGACGCCGTCGCCTTCGCCACCCAGGTCGCCGAACGCGAACTGCGCGCCGCCATCGACAACCCCGTCGTACTCACCAATGGGATGGTGTCGTCAAACGGCAACTTCCACGGCGCACCGCTGGCCCATGCCTTGGACTTCCTCGCCATCGTCGCCGCCGACGTCGCCTCGATGTCCGAACGCCGCACCGACCGGATGATGGATGTCGCCCGCAACCAGAACCTCACCCCGTTCCTCGCCGATGACGCCGGCGTCGACTCCGGCCTGATGATCGCCCACTACACGCAGGCGGCCATGGTCTCCGAGGCCAAACGAGGCGCGACCCCGGCCTCGGTCGACTCGATCCCGTCCTCGGCGATGCAGGAAGACCATGTGTCCATGGGCTGGTCGGCCGCACGCAAGCTGCGCAAGGTCGTCGACAACCTCGCCTCCGTCATCGGCATCGAACTCTACGCCGCCTCCCGCGCCTGCGATATGCGTGACGCCGCACCGGCGCCGGTGACCGGAGCCGTGATCGCGGCGATCCGCGAGACCGTCCCCGGACCCGGCCCCGACCGGTTCCTCTCGCCCGAACTCGCCGAGACCATCGCGAAGGTCAAGGACGGCTCGCTCGTCTCCGCCGCCGAGTCGGTCACGCCGCTGACCCACACCGTCACCGCCGCTGCCGGAACATGGCAGCCGGCAGACGGCGGACCGGCCGTCAACGATCCCGAGTTCACGGCGCTGGGCAACCTCGAAGCCGCCGCCGAGGCTTCGGGCACGGACGCAGCCACGACGCACAAAGACTGATACAGGGGCGGGGTCGGTCGCCGACCGGCC
Protein-coding regions in this window:
- the hutH gene encoding histidine ammonia-lyase, whose product is MTTSIDLDPDTLTFAEVVDVARHDVKVSLSEATLARVNKYREAIDALAQAEKPVYGVSTGFGALAQRHIPAELRTQLQKSLIRSHAAGVGEPVEREVVRALMLLRARTLATGRAGVRAEVLQTYVDLLNAGITPVVHEYGSLGCSGDLAPLSACALVVMGEGVAEGPDGVAGPAEEILAKAGITPVTLAEKEGLALVNGTDGMLGMLIMALTDLENLLTAVDVSAAMSIEGLFGTDAVFAPELHYALRPHDGQAASAANMLAALADSGITASHRDSTHLVQDAYSMRCAPQVNGAARDAVAFATQVAERELRAAIDNPVVLTNGMVSSNGNFHGAPLAHALDFLAIVAADVASMSERRTDRMMDVARNQNLTPFLADDAGVDSGLMIAHYTQAAMVSEAKRGATPASVDSIPSSAMQEDHVSMGWSAARKLRKVVDNLASVIGIELYAASRACDMRDAAPAPVTGAVIAAIRETVPGPGPDRFLSPELAETIAKVKDGSLVSAAESVTPLTHTVTAAAGTWQPADGGPAVNDPEFTALGNLEAAAEASGTDAATTHKD